In Microbacterium sp. SLBN-146, one genomic interval encodes:
- a CDS encoding flavin reductase family protein encodes MTLHASAPASPRAFAASLAPDDYKALFRGHPGGVAVITADAGDGPVALTATSVSSVSADPPLLVFSISALSSAASVLSRAETVVVHLLDAHDLTVAQLGATSGIDRFAETHRWSRLVTGEPVYRDVRAWVRCVVVDRMDAGGSTIIAAHALQSHVARDDSEALVYHNRTWHRLGEHSRVDP; translated from the coding sequence ATGACCCTTCACGCCTCCGCCCCCGCGTCGCCGCGCGCCTTCGCGGCATCCCTCGCTCCTGACGACTACAAGGCACTGTTCCGCGGACATCCGGGGGGCGTCGCCGTCATCACCGCCGATGCCGGCGATGGCCCCGTGGCGCTCACGGCGACCTCCGTGTCATCGGTGAGCGCCGACCCGCCGCTCCTCGTCTTCTCGATCTCGGCACTGTCGTCGGCGGCATCCGTCCTCTCGAGGGCCGAGACCGTCGTCGTGCACCTGCTCGACGCGCACGACCTGACGGTCGCGCAGCTGGGCGCCACGAGCGGCATCGACCGCTTCGCCGAGACGCACCGGTGGTCGCGGCTCGTGACGGGCGAACCCGTCTACCGCGACGTCCGCGCGTGGGTGCGCTGCGTCGTCGTCGATCGGATGGACGCGGGGGGCTCCACCATCATCGCGGCGCACGCGCTGCAGTCGCACGTAGCCCGCGACGACAGCGAAGCCCTCGTCTACCACAACCGCACGTGGCACCGCCTGGGCGAGCACTCCCGCGTGGACCCCTGA
- a CDS encoding proline racemase family protein, whose amino-acid sequence MRASRMYSAVDSHTEGMPTRVVTGGIGVIPGATMNERRLHFIANLDHIRKMLVNEPRGHAAMSGAILQPPTRPDADYGVLFIEVSGCLPMCGHGTIGVATVLVETGMVEVVEPVTVIRLDTPAGLVVAAVAVRDGHAESVTIENVPAYCERLDDVISVPGLGDVPYSLAFGGNFYAMVELDDVGLPFDRAASTRILDAGLRIMDAINTQAPPRHPEIDGVDHCHHVEFLAPGSNAAHSRHAMAIHPGWFDRSPCGTGTSARMAELWARGELALGADFVNESFIGSSFTGRLLRETDVGGIPAVVPTVTGRAWITAISQYVLDPSDPFPEGFAF is encoded by the coding sequence ATGCGCGCGAGCCGGATGTACTCGGCCGTCGACTCCCACACCGAGGGGATGCCGACGCGGGTCGTGACGGGCGGCATCGGCGTCATCCCCGGTGCCACGATGAACGAGCGCCGCCTCCACTTCATCGCGAACCTCGATCACATCCGGAAGATGCTCGTCAATGAGCCGCGCGGTCACGCGGCCATGAGCGGGGCGATCCTGCAGCCCCCGACTCGGCCGGATGCCGACTACGGCGTGCTGTTCATCGAGGTGTCCGGCTGCCTCCCGATGTGCGGGCACGGCACGATCGGGGTCGCGACGGTGCTCGTCGAAACCGGCATGGTGGAGGTCGTCGAGCCTGTCACCGTCATCCGTCTCGACACCCCCGCGGGCCTCGTCGTCGCGGCGGTCGCGGTCCGCGACGGGCACGCCGAGTCGGTGACGATCGAGAACGTGCCCGCCTACTGTGAACGGCTCGACGACGTGATCTCGGTACCCGGGCTCGGAGACGTGCCCTACAGCCTCGCGTTCGGCGGGAACTTCTACGCGATGGTGGAGCTCGACGATGTCGGTCTGCCGTTCGACCGCGCCGCGAGCACGAGGATCCTCGACGCCGGCCTTCGCATCATGGATGCCATCAACACGCAGGCTCCGCCGCGGCATCCCGAGATCGACGGTGTCGACCACTGCCATCACGTCGAGTTCCTCGCGCCCGGTTCGAATGCCGCGCACTCCCGCCACGCGATGGCGATCCACCCTGGGTGGTTCGACCGTTCGCCGTGCGGGACCGGAACGTCCGCGCGCATGGCGGAACTGTGGGCGAGGGGGGAACTGGCGCTCGGGGCCGACTTCGTGAACGAGTCCTTCATCGGATCTTCCTTCACGGGGCGACTTCTGCGTGAGACCGATGTGGGTGGTATCCCCGCTGTCGTGCCGACCGTCACGGGTCGCGCGTGGATCACGGCGATCAGCCAGTACGTCCTGGATCCGAGCGATCCGTTCCCCGAGGGTTTCGCGTTCTGA
- a CDS encoding ABC transporter ATP-binding protein, with the protein MTSASDILARSRSSSTTRGEALGPSFDEASLIAPPLVAVQGLRISTSDGTELVHGVDLAVRRGEMLGIVGESGSGKSLTCRALLGILPAGTHVSGGRVLVDGTDMADASERQWRGIRGHRISAVFQDPASYLNPAARIGAQLEEVLRVTARVPRRETRERARDLLAQLGLRDVDRVLRQRVGELSGGMLQRILIALALATDPNVLIADEATTALDVTVQAELLDLLRDLRAARGLALILVSHDLAVVSNVCERVLVFQDGRVVEGGGTARVLSTPGHAYTRSLLAAHSAYGLERYLGSIV; encoded by the coding sequence ATGACCTCGGCGTCTGACATCCTCGCCCGTTCCCGCTCGTCGTCCACGACGCGAGGGGAGGCGCTCGGGCCCTCGTTCGACGAGGCATCCCTCATCGCACCGCCCCTCGTGGCGGTGCAGGGCCTGCGCATCTCGACGTCCGACGGCACGGAGCTCGTGCACGGGGTCGATCTCGCCGTCCGCCGCGGCGAGATGCTCGGGATCGTCGGCGAGTCCGGGAGCGGCAAGAGCCTCACGTGCCGCGCACTCCTCGGCATCCTCCCGGCGGGAACGCACGTCAGCGGCGGACGCGTCCTCGTCGACGGCACCGACATGGCGGATGCATCGGAGCGCCAGTGGCGCGGCATCCGCGGGCACCGGATCTCCGCCGTCTTCCAGGACCCCGCGTCGTACCTCAATCCCGCCGCGCGCATCGGAGCGCAGCTCGAAGAGGTGCTCCGGGTCACGGCGCGCGTCCCCCGCCGCGAGACGCGCGAACGAGCGCGCGACCTCCTCGCGCAGCTCGGGCTCCGCGACGTCGACCGCGTCCTGCGTCAGCGCGTCGGGGAGCTCTCGGGCGGGATGCTGCAACGCATCCTGATCGCCCTCGCGCTCGCGACCGACCCCAACGTCCTGATCGCCGACGAGGCGACGACGGCGCTCGACGTCACGGTGCAGGCCGAGCTCCTCGACCTCCTGCGCGACCTGCGCGCCGCGCGCGGCCTCGCGCTCATCCTCGTCTCGCACGACCTCGCCGTCGTGTCGAACGTCTGCGAACGGGTGCTCGTCTTCCAGGACGGGCGCGTCGTCGAGGGGGGCGGCACGGCGCGCGTCCTGTCGACTCCCGGTCACGCGTACACGCGGTCGCTCCTCGCCGCCCACTCCGCCTACGGGCTCGAGCGCTACCTGGGGAGCATCGTATGA
- a CDS encoding ATP-dependent DNA ligase codes for MGRFIYDTMANSVDLEDRTLAHLRIVIMNKLRRSEPFMFDVELNDGTGRRSFWIHPSIPIQLHFFGTRHPRINRLWVEELMLAASGPNGLTIVPEPTESDADSDEG; via the coding sequence ATGGGCAGATTCATCTACGACACGATGGCGAACTCGGTCGACCTCGAAGACCGCACGCTCGCACATCTGCGCATCGTCATCATGAACAAGCTCCGCCGGTCCGAGCCCTTCATGTTCGACGTCGAGCTCAACGATGGCACGGGACGCCGGTCCTTCTGGATCCACCCCTCGATCCCCATCCAGCTGCACTTCTTCGGAACGCGGCACCCGCGCATCAACCGCCTGTGGGTCGAAGAGCTCATGCTCGCGGCGAGCGGACCCAACGGTCTCACGATCGTTCCCGAGCCGACGGAATCCGACGCCGATTCCGACGAAGGCTGA
- a CDS encoding SDR family oxidoreductase, with protein sequence MTEQAMQDPRDAHRAEGFPAQDQTQPGTTSETRPSPDHGEESYRGSRRLTGRRALITGGDSGIGRAVAIAYAREGADVSIVHLPEEQEDADDTVRLVADAGRRGLSLAGDIRDEEFATSVVTTTIEAFGGVDIVVLNAAYQKDRESLATLETDEFQRVFRTNLDGMMFTARAAVPHLTAGSSIIVTSSVQAFNPSPGLIDYAMTKAAQVAFVKALAEQLGPEGIRVNAVAPGPIWTPLIPATGWDEERLATFGKDTPLGRAGQPAELAGAYVYLASDAASYVSGAVLPVTGGKPL encoded by the coding sequence ATGACCGAACAGGCCATGCAAGACCCGCGCGACGCGCATCGCGCGGAAGGATTCCCTGCTCAGGACCAGACCCAGCCGGGAACGACCAGCGAGACCCGCCCGTCCCCTGACCACGGCGAAGAGTCCTATCGCGGGTCTCGTCGGCTGACCGGCCGACGTGCGCTCATCACGGGAGGAGACTCCGGGATCGGACGCGCGGTCGCGATCGCCTACGCGCGCGAGGGTGCGGACGTTTCGATCGTGCATCTTCCGGAGGAGCAGGAAGACGCTGATGACACCGTCCGCCTCGTCGCCGACGCGGGCCGGCGGGGCCTCAGCCTCGCGGGAGACATCCGCGACGAGGAGTTCGCGACGTCGGTCGTCACCACGACGATCGAAGCCTTCGGCGGTGTCGACATCGTCGTGCTTAACGCCGCATACCAGAAAGACCGGGAGAGTCTCGCGACCCTTGAGACGGACGAGTTCCAGCGCGTCTTCCGCACGAACCTCGACGGCATGATGTTCACTGCGCGCGCCGCCGTCCCCCATCTCACAGCCGGGTCGTCCATCATCGTGACGTCGTCTGTGCAGGCATTCAACCCGTCGCCCGGCCTGATCGACTACGCAATGACGAAGGCGGCGCAGGTCGCATTCGTCAAAGCTCTCGCGGAGCAGCTCGGTCCGGAGGGCATCCGCGTCAACGCCGTCGCCCCCGGACCCATCTGGACGCCGCTCATCCCCGCGACGGGCTGGGACGAGGAGCGACTCGCGACCTTCGGCAAGGACACCCCTCTCGGTCGCGCGGGACAGCCGGCGGAACTCGCGGGCGCCTACGTGTATCTGGCATCCGACGCGGCGTCCTACGTCTCGGGGGCGGTGCTGCCCGTCACGGGCGGCAAACCGCTGTGA
- a CDS encoding cation diffusion facilitator family transporter, with product MKSLGRTDLPIEQREALHSAIRWEWFTIGYTCVTIALIAFVVGGSQAMKTAWIEDMLSLIPQASFLVALLLIRHRPTRRFPYGLHRAMGVGHLVAGVALVAIGGTLAVEAIVALVTAEHPAIGTVSLFGATVWMGWLMIGVMVLIVIGPLFYGPAKARLAPVIHNKVLYADADMARADWHTNAASIVGVLGIGIGWWWLDGAAALFISLGIVWDGYRNTRSAVRDLMDQRALTHDDSEPDPLFGRIVDALVAQPWIDQASVRMRDMGQVFHVEAFVVPVRSRVRIDQLDAAREAIAALDWKVQDVVVVPVPSLPDESER from the coding sequence GTGAAATCGCTCGGACGCACCGATCTCCCGATCGAGCAGCGCGAGGCCCTGCATTCCGCTATCCGGTGGGAGTGGTTCACCATCGGCTACACGTGTGTCACGATCGCGCTGATCGCCTTCGTCGTCGGCGGATCGCAGGCAATGAAGACCGCCTGGATCGAAGACATGCTGTCGCTCATCCCTCAGGCCTCCTTCCTCGTCGCCCTGCTGCTCATCCGTCACCGCCCGACGCGCCGGTTCCCCTACGGGCTCCACCGGGCGATGGGAGTTGGGCATCTCGTCGCGGGAGTGGCGCTGGTCGCGATCGGCGGCACTCTCGCCGTCGAAGCGATCGTCGCTCTCGTGACGGCCGAGCACCCCGCGATCGGCACGGTCTCCCTCTTCGGGGCGACGGTGTGGATGGGGTGGCTCATGATCGGCGTCATGGTCCTCATCGTGATCGGACCGCTCTTCTACGGCCCGGCCAAGGCGCGTCTCGCCCCGGTCATCCACAACAAGGTCCTCTACGCCGACGCTGACATGGCGAGGGCGGACTGGCATACCAATGCCGCATCCATCGTCGGAGTCCTGGGCATAGGCATCGGGTGGTGGTGGCTCGATGGCGCAGCGGCTCTGTTCATCTCACTGGGAATCGTGTGGGACGGATACCGCAACACCCGCTCGGCCGTCCGTGATCTGATGGACCAGCGCGCACTGACACACGACGACTCCGAGCCCGATCCGCTCTTCGGTCGCATCGTCGATGCCCTCGTGGCGCAGCCGTGGATCGACCAGGCATCCGTGCGAATGCGCGACATGGGGCAGGTCTTCCACGTCGAGGCGTTCGTGGTTCCCGTGCGCAGCCGCGTGCGGATCGACCAGCTCGATGCGGCGCGCGAAGCGATCGCGGCCCTCGATTGGAAGGTGCAGGACGTCGTCGTCGTGCCCGTACCTTCACTGCCCGATGAATCGGAGCGCTGA
- a CDS encoding agmatine/peptidylarginine deiminase: protein MAWRMPAETAPHDRTWMAFPREGLTLGSTAAEAEACYAAWSAVALATAEFEPVTMVVDPTEIARARRLLGGAVDLVEAPLDEFWMRDFGPTFVVDDERPGVLGAVDWIFNGWGAPEWAEWQKSAEIARFVSDLVGSELVSSVLVNEGGGIHVDGEGTVLATQTVQLDPRRNPFADRPRVEAEFARTLGARKTIWLPRGLTRDYDDFGTNGHVDIVATIPSSGRLLLHAQNDPGHPDHEVTRELRAQLENETDAAGRGFDIIDLPAPETLRDHEGFVDWSYVNHLVVNGGVIACGFGEERADATARAILEDAYPGRRVVTVDAREIFARGGGIHCITQQQPALAGA, encoded by the coding sequence ATGGCCTGGCGCATGCCCGCCGAAACCGCTCCGCACGACCGCACGTGGATGGCGTTCCCGCGCGAGGGCCTGACCCTCGGGTCGACCGCCGCCGAGGCGGAGGCCTGCTACGCCGCGTGGAGCGCCGTCGCTCTCGCGACCGCCGAGTTCGAGCCGGTCACGATGGTCGTGGACCCGACCGAGATCGCACGCGCCCGGCGCCTGCTGGGCGGTGCCGTGGACCTCGTCGAGGCGCCGCTCGACGAGTTCTGGATGCGCGACTTCGGACCCACCTTCGTCGTCGACGACGAGCGTCCCGGTGTCCTCGGCGCCGTCGACTGGATCTTCAACGGCTGGGGCGCGCCCGAGTGGGCCGAGTGGCAGAAGTCCGCCGAGATCGCCCGGTTCGTGAGCGACCTGGTCGGGTCGGAGCTCGTGAGCTCGGTCCTCGTCAACGAGGGCGGCGGCATCCACGTCGACGGCGAGGGAACCGTGCTCGCCACCCAGACGGTCCAGCTCGACCCTCGACGCAACCCCTTCGCCGACAGACCGCGCGTCGAGGCGGAGTTCGCCCGCACCCTCGGCGCCCGCAAGACGATCTGGCTCCCCCGCGGACTCACCCGCGACTACGACGACTTCGGCACCAACGGGCACGTCGACATCGTCGCGACGATCCCCTCGTCCGGCCGTCTTCTCCTCCACGCGCAGAACGACCCCGGGCATCCCGACCACGAGGTGACCCGCGAGCTGCGCGCGCAGCTCGAGAACGAGACCGACGCCGCAGGCCGCGGCTTCGACATCATCGACCTCCCCGCCCCCGAGACGCTCCGCGACCACGAGGGCTTCGTCGACTGGAGCTACGTCAATCACCTCGTCGTCAACGGCGGCGTGATCGCGTGCGGGTTCGGGGAGGAGCGGGCGGATGCCACGGCCCGGGCAATCCTCGAAGACGCCTACCCGGGCCGGCGCGTGGTCACCGTCGACGCACGCGAGATCTTCGCCCGCGGCGGCGGCATCCACTGCATCACGCAGCAGCAGCCCGCGCTCGCGGGAGCCTGA
- a CDS encoding LLM class flavin-dependent oxidoreductase produces the protein MSIEILGMIATTAGSESRRLDGPLVDPQYVRDFSRAHEAAGFDRVLIGYSASAPDGFAVAAAALHATDALKVLIAHRPGFVAPTIVARKLATLDHLTGGGRVAIHHISGGSDADQRRDGDFSAKRDRYRRTGEFIEVLRTALTAAEPFDHDGEFYRIQGGFSAVKPATDAGIPIYFGGLSDGAVEVGAAYADVYMLFGEPLADVAERIAAVRAAAAAHGRDVEFSLSTRPIVAATEDEAWAKAQRIYEETETLIAQNATGNTLAFTAPAQREEVSVSADLLQRHARASDVHDERLWLGITRLTGPSGNSTAPVGTPAQVAEALLKYYDLGVTKFLIRGFDPLGDVVQWGDELIPLLREGARLRDEASALQPA, from the coding sequence ATGTCCATCGAGATCCTCGGAATGATCGCGACGACCGCCGGATCGGAGTCGCGACGTCTCGACGGCCCGCTCGTCGACCCGCAGTACGTGCGCGACTTCTCCCGCGCCCACGAAGCAGCCGGGTTCGACCGCGTCCTCATCGGCTACAGCGCGAGCGCGCCCGACGGGTTCGCGGTGGCCGCGGCCGCCCTCCATGCGACCGACGCCCTCAAGGTCCTCATCGCCCACCGGCCCGGGTTCGTCGCCCCGACGATCGTCGCCCGCAAGCTCGCGACGCTCGATCACCTCACAGGAGGAGGACGCGTCGCGATCCACCACATCTCGGGCGGCAGCGACGCCGATCAGCGCCGCGACGGCGACTTCAGCGCGAAGCGGGACCGCTACCGGCGCACGGGCGAGTTCATCGAGGTCCTGCGCACCGCGCTCACGGCAGCGGAGCCCTTCGACCACGACGGCGAGTTCTATCGCATCCAGGGCGGATTCTCCGCCGTGAAGCCCGCGACGGATGCCGGCATCCCGATCTACTTCGGGGGACTCTCGGACGGCGCCGTGGAGGTCGGGGCTGCGTACGCCGACGTGTACATGCTCTTCGGTGAGCCGCTCGCGGACGTTGCGGAACGGATCGCGGCCGTCCGCGCGGCGGCGGCCGCGCACGGACGCGACGTCGAGTTCAGCCTCTCGACCCGGCCCATCGTCGCGGCGACGGAGGACGAGGCATGGGCCAAGGCGCAGCGCATCTACGAGGAGACCGAAACGCTCATCGCGCAGAACGCGACGGGCAACACGCTCGCCTTCACCGCCCCCGCGCAGCGCGAAGAGGTCTCGGTGTCGGCCGACCTGCTGCAGCGGCACGCGCGAGCGTCCGACGTCCACGACGAACGGCTGTGGCTCGGGATCACGCGACTGACCGGTCCGAGCGGCAACTCGACGGCACCCGTCGGGACACCCGCGCAGGTCGCCGAGGCGCTCCTGAAGTACTACGACCTCGGTGTCACGAAGTTCCTCATCCGCGGGTTCGATCCGCTCGGCGACGTCGTCCAGTGGGGAGACGAGCTCATCCCGCTCCTCCGCGAGGGCGCACGCCTGCGCGACGAAGCATCCGCTCTGCAACCCGCCTGA
- a CDS encoding aminotransferase class V-fold PLP-dependent enzyme gives MSDAAAPRRMHEISDETHAVVDVVLDYARRRALYEDIPLDKPLSPRELSRLASGSITADGIGARRATALWENVLAPACVTTDHPTYLSFIPSAPSKAASAFDLVVSASAIYGGSWIEGSGAVFAENEVLHWLASEFGLPAGAGGVFVQGGTIGNLSALVTARDAARRSRREAGRALPDRWVVVCSAEAHSSIASAAAVMDIEVATAAPDEHGRLHGDAVEAVLDAHGDAVFAVVATGGTTNFGIVDDIASIADVTKARDVWLHIDGAYGLAAMLVDRMRPAFAGVERADSVIVDPHKWLFAPFDACALIYRDPGLARVAHTQHAEYLDTLTDKADWNPSDLAIQLTRRARGLPLWFSLATYGTDEYRAAIGYGIDLARRIADEIAVRPGLSLVRDPELSVVVFRREGWTLADYQAWSDRLLEEQIGFVVPSSHAGEPVLRFAILSPLTTFEILTDILDTLA, from the coding sequence ATGAGCGACGCCGCTGCGCCCCGACGCATGCACGAGATCTCGGACGAGACGCACGCCGTCGTCGACGTCGTCCTCGACTACGCACGTCGGCGCGCGCTGTACGAGGACATCCCGCTCGACAAGCCCCTCTCGCCCCGCGAACTGTCGCGTCTGGCCTCGGGGTCCATCACGGCCGACGGCATCGGCGCCCGCCGCGCGACGGCACTGTGGGAGAACGTGCTCGCTCCCGCGTGCGTCACGACGGACCACCCCACGTACCTGTCGTTCATCCCGTCGGCGCCGAGCAAGGCCGCGAGCGCATTCGACCTGGTGGTGTCGGCCTCGGCGATCTACGGCGGCTCCTGGATCGAGGGGTCCGGCGCCGTCTTCGCCGAGAACGAGGTGCTCCACTGGCTCGCGTCGGAGTTCGGCCTGCCCGCGGGAGCGGGAGGTGTCTTCGTCCAGGGAGGCACGATCGGCAATCTCTCCGCGCTCGTGACGGCACGGGATGCCGCGCGCCGCAGCCGTCGTGAGGCGGGCCGCGCGCTCCCCGATCGTTGGGTGGTCGTGTGCAGTGCCGAAGCGCACTCGTCGATCGCCTCGGCGGCAGCCGTCATGGACATCGAGGTCGCGACGGCGGCCCCAGACGAGCACGGTCGGCTTCACGGGGACGCCGTCGAAGCGGTGCTCGACGCGCACGGTGACGCCGTCTTCGCCGTCGTCGCGACAGGCGGGACGACGAACTTCGGCATCGTCGACGACATCGCCTCGATCGCCGACGTCACGAAGGCGCGGGACGTCTGGCTCCATATCGACGGTGCCTACGGGCTCGCGGCGATGCTGGTGGACCGGATGCGACCGGCATTCGCGGGTGTCGAGCGGGCCGACTCGGTCATCGTCGATCCGCACAAGTGGCTGTTCGCGCCGTTCGACGCGTGCGCGCTGATCTACCGTGATCCGGGGCTCGCCCGCGTCGCGCACACGCAGCACGCCGAGTACCTCGACACGCTCACGGACAAGGCCGACTGGAATCCGTCCGACCTCGCGATTCAGCTCACGCGGCGCGCGCGGGGTCTTCCGCTGTGGTTCTCCCTCGCGACCTACGGCACCGACGAGTATCGCGCGGCCATCGGCTACGGCATCGACCTCGCCCGCCGGATCGCCGACGAGATCGCGGTCCGTCCCGGACTCTCGCTCGTGCGCGACCCGGAGCTGTCGGTCGTCGTGTTCCGGCGGGAGGGCTGGACCCTCGCCGACTACCAGGCGTGGTCGGACCGGCTCCTCGAGGAGCAGATCGGCTTCGTCGTGCCCTCGTCCCACGCGGGCGAGCCTGTCCTGCGCTTCGCGATCCTGAGCCCCCTGACGACCTTCGAGATCCTCACCGACATCCTCGACACCCTCGCCTGA
- a CDS encoding amidase produces MFDVVERSIAELRAALESGRATASDLVDAYLARIEAYDGELNAVVVRNPAARAEAAASDLRRSRGETRGPLDGIPYTAKDSYLVKGLTAAAGSPAFADLVAQRDAFTIERLRAVGAICLGLTNMPPMANGGMQRGLYGRAESPYNPAFLTAPFGSGSSNGSGTATAASFAAFGLGEETWSSGRGPASNNALCAYTPSRGVISVRGNWPLVPTMDVVVPHTRTMADLLEVLDVIVAPDSETRGDFWRTQRWVEIPDAATHRPPSYPGVAASGSALDGRRVGVPRMYINADHEPDGVGIGGPTGTRIRTRASVLALWEAARRDLEAAGAEVVEVDFPVVSNYEGDRPGAPTIATRGLVSADYLKREIVDLSAWGWEDFLAANGDPGLSTLADVDGATIFPPPPGALPDRYTGFDDDIAEYPDWVRTHPGVGPEDMPELPAGLAGLEETRRIDLEEWMDGLGLDAVVFPAVADVGPADMDVNTESADLGWRNGVWVANGNLAIRHLGIPTVTVPLGTMSDIGMPVGLTFAGRAYDDVALLRLASAFESLRPRRTPPPRTPRL; encoded by the coding sequence ATGTTCGACGTCGTCGAGCGGAGCATCGCCGAGCTGCGCGCTGCCCTGGAGTCGGGCCGGGCGACGGCGAGCGACCTCGTCGACGCCTACCTCGCGCGCATCGAGGCGTACGACGGGGAGCTCAACGCCGTCGTCGTCCGCAACCCTGCCGCGAGGGCCGAGGCCGCGGCATCCGATCTGCGCCGGTCCCGCGGTGAGACCCGCGGTCCCCTCGACGGGATCCCCTACACCGCGAAGGACTCGTACCTCGTGAAGGGTCTCACCGCCGCCGCGGGCAGCCCCGCGTTCGCCGACCTCGTGGCGCAACGCGACGCCTTCACGATCGAGCGGCTGCGCGCGGTCGGCGCGATCTGCCTGGGCCTCACGAACATGCCGCCGATGGCCAACGGCGGAATGCAGCGCGGGCTCTACGGTCGCGCCGAGAGTCCGTACAACCCGGCGTTCCTCACGGCGCCGTTCGGGTCGGGCTCGTCGAACGGCTCGGGCACCGCGACGGCGGCGAGCTTCGCGGCGTTCGGCCTGGGTGAGGAGACGTGGTCGAGCGGACGCGGCCCGGCGTCGAACAACGCCCTCTGCGCCTACACGCCGTCGCGGGGCGTCATCTCGGTGCGCGGCAATTGGCCGCTCGTCCCGACGATGGACGTCGTCGTGCCGCACACCCGCACGATGGCGGACCTCCTGGAGGTACTCGACGTCATCGTCGCGCCCGATTCCGAGACGCGCGGCGACTTCTGGCGTACGCAGCGGTGGGTCGAGATCCCGGATGCCGCGACGCACCGTCCCCCGTCTTACCCGGGGGTCGCGGCGTCGGGCTCCGCTCTCGACGGCCGCCGAGTCGGCGTGCCGCGCATGTACATCAACGCCGATCACGAGCCCGACGGCGTCGGCATCGGCGGCCCCACCGGCACGCGCATCCGCACCCGCGCATCGGTTCTCGCCCTGTGGGAGGCGGCGCGGCGCGACCTCGAAGCGGCGGGTGCCGAGGTCGTCGAGGTCGACTTCCCGGTCGTGTCGAACTACGAAGGCGACCGGCCGGGTGCCCCGACGATCGCGACGCGGGGTCTCGTGTCGGCGGACTACCTGAAGCGCGAGATCGTCGATCTGTCGGCGTGGGGGTGGGAGGACTTCCTCGCCGCGAACGGCGACCCCGGCCTCTCGACCCTCGCGGACGTCGACGGCGCGACCATCTTCCCGCCTCCGCCCGGCGCGCTCCCCGATCGCTACACGGGGTTCGACGACGACATCGCGGAGTACCCCGACTGGGTGCGCACCCACCCCGGGGTCGGTCCCGAGGACATGCCGGAGCTGCCCGCGGGACTCGCGGGACTCGAAGAGACGCGCCGCATCGATCTCGAGGAATGGATGGACGGGCTCGGGCTCGATGCCGTCGTCTTCCCGGCCGTCGCCGACGTCGGGCCCGCCGACATGGACGTCAACACCGAATCCGCCGACCTCGGTTGGCGGAACGGCGTGTGGGTCGCGAACGGCAACCTCGCGATCCGGCACCTCGGCATCCCTACGGTGACGGTCCCGCTGGGCACGATGTCCGACATCGGGATGCCGGTCGGCCTGACGTTCGCCGGCCGCGCCTACGACGACGTGGCGCTCCTGCGTCTGGCATCCGCCTTCGAGTCGCTGCGCCCGCGCCGCACCCCACCCCCGCGCACCCCCCGTCTCTAA
- a CDS encoding ABC transporter ATP-binding protein: MSLLDIDGVSVDLGRAPLTRVLDEVSLRLRAGEVVGVVGESGSGKTTLARSILRSVPVAAGSLRIDGRDVRGLRGGTLRAWRREGAVQYVFQDPLRSLDPGVRVVDSIAEGLRIARVPSEERTRRIAAALRDVGLDPELAGRLPGHLSGGQRQRAAIARALVMQPRLLLLDEPVSALDAASRDRIIRTLIALRDAHRERLGMLVISHDIGSLAALSDRLVVLYRGRIVEDGPTRQVVARPRHPYTRLLIASVPVIGVAGADRTERAALRAAIDA, encoded by the coding sequence ATGAGCCTTCTCGACATCGACGGCGTGAGCGTCGACCTCGGCCGTGCCCCGCTGACGCGGGTGCTCGACGAGGTCTCGCTGAGGCTCCGAGCCGGAGAGGTCGTCGGCGTCGTCGGCGAATCGGGGTCGGGTAAGACGACGCTCGCGCGGTCCATCCTGCGCTCCGTCCCGGTCGCCGCCGGTTCCCTCCGCATCGACGGCCGCGATGTCCGGGGACTCCGCGGCGGCACGCTGCGGGCGTGGCGACGCGAGGGGGCCGTGCAGTACGTCTTCCAGGACCCGCTCCGGTCCCTCGATCCCGGCGTGCGGGTCGTCGATTCGATCGCCGAGGGACTCCGCATCGCGCGTGTCCCGTCGGAAGAACGGACGCGACGCATCGCCGCGGCGCTCCGCGACGTCGGCCTCGACCCCGAGCTGGCCGGGCGCCTGCCCGGGCACCTGTCGGGCGGGCAGCGGCAGCGCGCCGCGATCGCCCGTGCGCTCGTCATGCAGCCACGCCTGCTGCTGCTCGACGAACCCGTCAGCGCCCTCGACGCGGCGAGCCGCGACCGCATCATCCGCACCCTCATCGCGCTCCGCGACGCCCATCGCGAGCGGCTCGGCATGCTCGTCATCTCGCACGACATCGGCTCGCTCGCCGCGCTGAGCGACCGCCTCGTCGTGCTCTACCGGGGGCGCATCGTCGAAGACGGTCCGACCCGCCAGGTCGTGGCACGCCCCCGGCATCCGTACACCCGCCTGCTCATCGCCTCGGTGCCCGTGATCGGCGTCGCGGGAGCGGATCGCACCGAACGCGCCGCCCTTCGCGCCGCCATCGACGCCTGA